In Rhododendron vialii isolate Sample 1 chromosome 9a, ASM3025357v1, the following are encoded in one genomic region:
- the LOC131299652 gene encoding uncharacterized protein LOC131299652, whose product MYYTSRALREAELRYPRAEKVAFAMVIAARWLRPYFQAHSIKVLTDQPLRKILHCLETLGRLIQWSIEIGEFNIEYKLRIAIKAQVLADFLAEYTYPDLDELPKEEPKPWVLQVDGSTTREASGAGLILTSPKGQRLSYALRFEFKATNNEAEYEALVVGLELAKAVGANHVLAKSDSQLVVGQVLGEYTVKEEVMQKYLDKVKAQVVELQSFSIVRIPRDENVEADYLAKLVTAKEDAIPRNTPVRYLELPSIFAPNVQVQAIDYSSSWMGPIVENIINGTLPDDKDKARQLKIRAAKYLMMGDVLYRRSFSLPYLRCLTTAESIRAIEEVHQGSYTLAYKLLRLGYYWQSMQKDCNSMVQKCEKCQRFANIIHGSPKALTPMKGPWLFAKWGVDLIGPLPKAAGQVQHAIIAVDYFTNWVEAKALATITAEVTIDFLWKIIISRFGLPRVIVTDHGKQFDNTQFKSYCISKGIHVHYASKAHPKANRQVEVTNRTIKKGIKKRLREAKGTWPDELYNVL is encoded by the coding sequence ATGTATTATACAAGCAGGGCATTGCGAGAAGCTGAGCTGAGATATCCCAGAGCTGAAAAAGTAGCCTTTGCAATGGTAATAGCAGCTAGATGGCTACGGCCGTATTTTCAAGCTCATTCGATAAAGGTGCTAACAGATCAACCTCTTCGAAAGATTCTCCATTGTCTAGAAACTTTGGGCCGCTTGATTCAATGGTCAATAGAGATTGGCGAGTTTAATATAGAGTACAAACTGAGGATTGCCATCAAAGCCCAAGTCCTTGCAGATTTCCTTGCAGAGTACACTTATCCAGATTTAGATGAGTTACCCAAAGAGGAACCAAAACCTTGGGTCCTTCAGGTTGATGGATCAACAACTAGAGAAGCAAGCGGAGCTGGTCTGATCTTAACATCCCCAAAAGGACAACGCCTGAGCTACGCGCTTAGGTTCGAGTTCAAAGCAACTAACAATGAGGCAGAATACGAAGCTCTTGTCGTTGGATTGGAACTAGCTAAGGCCGTTGGTGCCAACCATGTGTTAGCCAAAAGTGATTCACAGTTGGTTGTAGGACAAGTCCTAGGAGAATACACTGTGAAAGAAGAGGTAATGCAGAAGTACTTGGATAAAGTAAAGGCCCAAGTTGTAGAGCTGCAAAGCTTCAGTATTGTCAGGATCCCACGGGATGAGAACGTTGAAGCTGATTATTTGGCAAAACTAGTCACGGCTAAGGAGGATGCTATTCCACGGAATACCCCAGTACGATACTTGGAATTACCAAGTATCTTTGCCCCAAACGTACAAGTTCAAGCTATTGACTACAGCAGTTCATGGATGGGCCCCATAGTTGAGAACATAATAAATGGGACCTTACCAGACGACAAAGACAAAGCTAGGCAGCTCAAGATCAGGGCTGCAAAATACCTAATGATGGGAGATGTGTTGTATAGAAGGAGCTTCTCATTACCATACCTTAGATGTCTGACCACGGCAGAATCTATACGGGCTATAGAAGAGGTCCACCAAGGTAGCTACACGTTAGCCTACAAACTCCTTAGGTTGGGATACTACTGGCAAAGCATGCAAAAGGATTGCAACTCTATGGTCCAAAAATGTGAGAAATGCCAACGCTTTGCAAACATCATTCATGGATCCCCCAAGGCCTTAACTCCAATGAAGGGACCTTGGCTGTTTGCCAAATGGGGAGTAGACCTAATTGGCCCACTCCCTAAGGCAGCAGGCCAGGTCCAGCATGCCATTATAGCTGTGGATTATTTTACAAACTGGGTCGAAGCTAAGGCACTGGCCACAATCACAGCAGAGGTTACAATTGATTTCTTATGGAAGATAATCATTAGCCGTTTTGGGTTACCACGAGTGATAGTCACAGACCATGGAAAGCAGTTTGACAATACTCAGTTTAAATCATACTGTATTTCTAAGGGAATACACGTACATTATGCATCCAAAGCTCACCCAAAAGCTAATAGACAAGTGGAAGTCACTAATCGAACCATCAAAAAGGGAATTAAGAAAAGACTGCGAGAGGCCAAAGGAACATGGCCAGACGAGCTTTATAATGTGCTATGA